The following proteins are co-located in the Microbulbifer sp. VAAF005 genome:
- a CDS encoding cupin domain-containing protein encodes MPGSYPSKIKELPPYDGRFDAYKLKAENSDVLFASYPAGTSIPPHSHDTDNHGVITKGELILTMNGDTQRIGIGQWYHVPANVEHSATFEVETDEIEFWFKDKTS; translated from the coding sequence ATGCCAGGCAGTTACCCAAGCAAAATTAAGGAATTACCTCCCTACGATGGTCGCTTTGATGCTTACAAGCTTAAGGCAGAAAACAGTGATGTTCTTTTCGCATCATATCCAGCTGGAACGTCCATTCCACCCCATTCACATGACACAGATAATCATGGCGTTATCACAAAGGGGGAACTAATACTCACCATGAATGGTGACACCCAACGGATTGGCATTGGACAGTGGTACCACGTACCGGCAAATGTAGAGCACTCCGCGACTTTTGAAGTCGAAACAGATGAAATTGAATTTTGGTTTAAAGATAAAACAAGCTAA
- a CDS encoding isochorismatase family protein: protein MELFRGSLGVNKLVIVGAMSHMCIDAITRAASDFGYENTVIHDACASRDMYFNGVDVPAAHIHAAYMAALQFAYAEVISADEYLAK from the coding sequence ATGGAGTTATTCAGAGGCTCCCTAGGTGTTAATAAATTGGTCATTGTCGGTGCGATGAGCCATATGTGTATCGATGCCATCACCCGAGCGGCAAGTGACTTTGGCTATGAAAATACCGTTATTCATGATGCCTGTGCCAGTCGGGACATGTACTTCAATGGCGTCGATGTTCCTGCTGCACATATACATGCAGCTTATATGGCAGCACTGCAATTTGCCTATGCAGAGGTGATCAGTGCTGACGAATACTTAGCAAAGTAA
- a CDS encoding isochorismatase family protein has translation MSKTALIIVDMQNDYFEGGKWTLEGIGQASNQAVKVLAEFRKKQWPVIHVCHEFLSEDAPFFIAGSEGAKIHKSLLPVEGEPVVLKNEVNSFKGTDLKKHLDELGSL, from the coding sequence ATGAGCAAGACAGCGCTAATCATCGTCGATATGCAAAACGACTATTTTGAAGGCGGAAAGTGGACTCTTGAAGGCATTGGCCAAGCGTCAAACCAAGCCGTAAAAGTGCTGGCTGAGTTTCGCAAAAAACAGTGGCCAGTTATTCATGTTTGCCATGAATTTCTCAGTGAGGATGCTCCATTCTTTATTGCTGGTAGTGAGGGTGCGAAAATTCACAAAAGCCTTCTGCCTGTTGAAGGTGAGCCGGTAGTACTCAAGAATGAAGTTAACAGTTTCAAAGGTACGGATCTTAAAAAGCACTTGGATGAGCTAGGGAGCCTCTGA
- a CDS encoding GlxA family transcriptional regulator, with product MTQTIHIAILMIPGAAQSATYGLIDLFQTANHICQESIPEPKALFEVSRWLINDGKVIPEKKGAAKDPNIVIVPPVLEGQEYMEPPTDVSTWLLKRHKEGAVTCSACAGAFMLADAGLLDGRQATTHWRLADAFKQKFPDIELNIDSILIADPDVVTAGGVMSWIDLGLHLVGRYMPPHIVMELGRFLLVDTGTRYQSYYRSFLPPVDHGDKAILKVQQQIHRDYQQPISVAEMAHLANLGERTFLRRFQKVTGYRPAEYLQQQRLQKARELLETGTLQVEQIAWQVGYEDVSAFRKMFHKQTGLSPKEYRQRFSGGSKM from the coding sequence GTGACCCAAACAATCCACATTGCAATACTGATGATCCCCGGAGCGGCTCAGTCGGCGACTTATGGCCTAATCGACCTGTTCCAAACCGCAAACCACATCTGTCAGGAGTCAATTCCAGAACCCAAGGCGCTATTTGAGGTATCACGCTGGCTAATTAATGACGGAAAAGTCATACCCGAGAAAAAAGGGGCTGCTAAAGACCCAAATATCGTGATTGTACCGCCGGTACTGGAAGGTCAGGAGTACATGGAGCCACCGACAGATGTCAGTACCTGGTTGTTAAAGCGGCACAAAGAGGGGGCCGTAACCTGTTCCGCTTGTGCTGGGGCTTTTATGTTGGCCGACGCAGGTCTATTAGATGGACGCCAGGCGACCACTCACTGGCGACTGGCCGATGCCTTTAAGCAGAAGTTCCCGGATATAGAGCTGAATATCGATTCCATCCTGATTGCAGACCCAGATGTTGTCACCGCAGGAGGTGTAATGTCTTGGATTGACCTTGGGTTACACCTGGTCGGACGATACATGCCTCCCCATATAGTTATGGAGTTAGGACGTTTCCTGTTGGTGGATACGGGAACCCGTTACCAAAGTTATTACCGCAGTTTTCTACCTCCTGTAGATCATGGTGATAAAGCAATTTTAAAAGTACAGCAGCAAATTCACCGGGATTATCAACAACCAATCTCTGTTGCAGAGATGGCTCATCTCGCCAATCTGGGCGAGCGCACCTTTCTACGAAGATTTCAAAAGGTTACCGGCTATAGACCCGCCGAATATCTTCAACAGCAACGTCTGCAAAAAGCTCGCGAACTATTGGAAACAGGCACATTGCAAGTCGAACAGATCGCTTGGCAAGTGGGATATGAGGATGTCAGCGCATTCCGGAAAATGTTTCACAAACAGACCGGCCTCTCCCCCAAGGAGTATCGACAGAGATTTTCAGGTGGCTCTAAAATGTAA
- a CDS encoding cytochrome c peroxidase, with protein MIKRIFSKRDLKLPIIGGLITAASLLSTTVSAAVEIDINQLRQQSKIMFGTLSETMPGSENDTPAMVELGKTLFMDERLSVNDSQSCNSCHQVGNYNGTGVDNEATSPGALPGTKGDRNSPTVWNSGFQMAQFWDGRAEDLKEQAKGPILNPVEMGMPSEEAVETKISKIAEYQISFKHAFGKDNAISYDNIAQAIAAFERTLITSDRFDDFMSGDDQAMTKSELKGLQTFINTGCSACHNGATLGGNMYQKMGLVNQYPHQEDLGRYKVTGLENDKMMFKVPMLRDVSRSAPYFHDGRVETIEQAIYDMAWYQLGQKLSTQQVDDIATFLNALEHQTH; from the coding sequence ATGATTAAGAGAATTTTTTCGAAAAGAGACCTGAAGCTTCCAATAATTGGCGGCTTGATAACGGCAGCAAGTTTGCTATCAACAACTGTATCGGCAGCGGTCGAAATTGATATAAATCAATTGCGCCAACAATCAAAAATTATGTTCGGCACTCTCTCAGAAACTATGCCAGGCAGTGAGAATGACACCCCAGCTATGGTTGAGCTTGGAAAAACACTGTTCATGGATGAACGGCTTTCAGTCAATGATAGCCAGTCCTGTAACAGCTGCCATCAAGTGGGGAACTACAATGGCACGGGCGTTGACAATGAAGCGACATCACCGGGAGCTTTACCTGGTACCAAGGGTGATCGCAACTCTCCAACGGTCTGGAATTCAGGATTCCAGATGGCTCAATTTTGGGATGGTCGCGCAGAGGACCTGAAGGAACAGGCCAAAGGTCCAATTCTAAACCCTGTAGAGATGGGAATGCCTTCGGAAGAGGCTGTTGAAACAAAGATTTCAAAAATTGCCGAATATCAAATAAGTTTTAAACACGCCTTTGGTAAAGACAATGCTATCTCTTACGACAATATTGCTCAGGCCATCGCAGCGTTTGAGCGCACACTGATTACAAGTGATCGTTTTGATGATTTTATGAGTGGTGACGATCAGGCTATGACGAAAAGTGAGTTAAAGGGCTTACAAACCTTTATCAATACTGGTTGTTCAGCATGCCACAATGGTGCAACCTTGGGTGGAAACATGTACCAGAAGATGGGGCTGGTCAACCAATATCCACACCAAGAAGACTTAGGTCGTTATAAAGTTACAGGCCTTGAAAACGATAAAATGATGTTTAAAGTTCCAATGTTACGCGATGTAAGCAGAAGTGCCCCTTATTTCCACGACGGGCGTGTAGAAACCATTGAGCAAGCAATTTACGATATGGCTTGGTACCAATTGGGACAGAAACTAAGCACACAACAAGTAGATGATATTGCAACTTTCCTAAACGCTTTAGAACATCAAACTCATTAA
- a CDS encoding patatin-like phospholipase family protein: MTQSIQFDARPVAKKFIKSNDSFRDKDTINILIIDGGGIRGLIPLYVIQHIEEQTGKPIDELFDVFSGVSTGAIIATGLNVTQKLFKNDQPRTENLKYQSDKIIDIYKRESRYVFSVPWYHKLLTFNGFISPRFSGERLSQTMEKHYTANLKFTSLKNYIIIPSLNIHMGQLQLFKNRGEAISKLPTDTLYQLVTAAASAETLYPPVEFVTTGQDIHQRYYADAGIYANNPASIVLREIIREFPEKNYYVLILGAGTSPLSTMEANYRNLKNWGRINWVKDLISNVQRSMDDQQVYTLEIAQSLSPKGRIKYNYLNVDLVNPYVDPFDYTASKNLKVLADRLLEENKTEVDQVVNILKDKG, translated from the coding sequence TTGACCCAAAGTATTCAGTTTGATGCCCGCCCTGTTGCCAAGAAGTTCATCAAAAGTAACGATTCCTTTAGAGATAAAGATACTATCAACATTCTTATCATAGATGGCGGAGGCATACGTGGCTTGATACCACTATATGTCATTCAACATATCGAAGAGCAAACCGGCAAACCTATCGATGAATTGTTTGATGTTTTTAGTGGAGTATCCACTGGCGCCATCATCGCCACTGGACTTAATGTGACTCAAAAATTATTTAAAAATGATCAGCCAAGAACTGAAAACCTTAAGTATCAAAGTGATAAAATTATAGATATTTATAAGCGAGAAAGCAGATACGTATTCTCTGTACCTTGGTATCACAAATTATTAACCTTTAATGGTTTTATCTCCCCTCGCTTTAGCGGTGAGCGCTTAAGTCAAACCATGGAAAAACATTACACTGCCAACTTGAAGTTTACGAGCCTAAAAAACTACATCATTATTCCCTCTCTCAACATTCATATGGGGCAGCTTCAATTATTCAAAAATCGTGGAGAAGCAATCAGTAAGCTGCCCACAGACACACTGTATCAACTCGTAACCGCTGCAGCTAGTGCGGAAACGCTATACCCACCTGTCGAATTCGTAACTACTGGTCAGGATATTCACCAGCGCTATTATGCCGATGCTGGTATATACGCAAATAATCCAGCCAGTATTGTTTTACGCGAAATTATTAGAGAGTTCCCTGAAAAAAACTACTATGTGCTGATTCTCGGGGCCGGTACGTCTCCACTAAGTACAATGGAAGCTAACTACAGAAACTTAAAAAACTGGGGCAGGATTAATTGGGTGAAAGACCTTATATCTAATGTACAGAGATCCATGGATGATCAACAAGTATACACCCTGGAAATCGCACAATCCCTTAGCCCTAAAGGGAGAATTAAATATAACTACTTAAATGTAGATCTTGTTAATCCATATGTTGATCCATTTGACTACACAGCAAGTAAGAATCTGAAAGTTCTAGCAGATAGGCTTCTTGAGGAAAATAAAACGGAGGTTGATCAGGTAGTAAACATCCTCAAGGACAAAGGGTAA
- a CDS encoding acyltransferase family protein — protein MNTRLLNLDVLRGLAATLVVWQHGSEVFIRNPSIAQHGSALAEFISQLDFGRIGVLCFFLISGFVIPHSLLASNRTLKSFAIRRFFRLYPAYWLSLTAIIGLTWLLADRTFSASTILANTTMLQGLMGFESVQILYWTLTAELLFYCLCALMFTLQLLGNPRYLLLVCWGCYQYLSACNF, from the coding sequence ATGAACACACGCCTTCTTAATCTCGATGTACTACGGGGGCTGGCTGCAACTTTGGTTGTCTGGCAACACGGTAGTGAAGTATTTATCCGCAACCCATCCATCGCCCAGCACGGCTCGGCACTGGCTGAATTTATCAGTCAACTGGATTTTGGCCGGATAGGTGTACTTTGCTTTTTCCTAATATCCGGCTTTGTCATTCCCCACAGTCTTCTTGCATCTAACCGTACTCTTAAGAGCTTTGCTATCCGCCGCTTCTTCCGCTTGTATCCCGCTTACTGGTTATCCCTGACTGCAATTATCGGACTTACATGGTTGCTCGCTGACCGAACATTCTCTGCATCTACTATTCTTGCCAATACCACAATGCTGCAAGGCCTTATGGGGTTTGAAAGTGTTCAGATTCTATATTGGACTCTCACTGCAGAGCTGCTTTTTTACTGTCTCTGCGCACTGATGTTCACCCTTCAACTACTAGGGAATCCCAGATATCTACTCTTAGTGTGCTGGGGGTGCTATCAGTATTTGTCAGCATGCAACTTTTAG
- a CDS encoding LysE/ArgO family amino acid transporter, with amino-acid sequence MFSGLLLAPLAKGFLTTISLIMAIGAQNAFLLTQSIRRQYHFSIAALCVLMDIALITGGVFLVANLAQAGGDWMIWLTWLGAAFLFSYGAMAFRSAFTNKGLGEQKEWMKSRRSALITAVALTLLNPHAYVDTVVLIGSVGAQYAGNGTWFFVLGACSASLLWFTLLSVGGSMMQPLFKNPRTWQVLDVLVGIMMWTIAISLLWAQ; translated from the coding sequence GTGTTTTCAGGGTTGTTGCTGGCGCCGCTCGCAAAAGGTTTTTTGACTACCATCAGTTTGATTATGGCGATCGGAGCGCAGAATGCGTTTCTGCTGACGCAGAGTATCCGTCGACAATATCACTTTAGTATCGCGGCTTTATGCGTACTGATGGATATTGCCTTGATCACAGGTGGTGTGTTCCTGGTTGCAAATCTCGCACAAGCGGGTGGCGACTGGATGATCTGGCTGACCTGGCTCGGTGCTGCTTTCCTGTTCTCCTACGGTGCCATGGCTTTCCGTTCGGCCTTCACTAACAAAGGTCTTGGAGAGCAAAAAGAGTGGATGAAATCCCGCCGTTCTGCCTTGATTACTGCGGTAGCCTTAACCCTGCTTAATCCACACGCGTATGTGGACACGGTTGTACTGATTGGCTCAGTAGGGGCGCAGTATGCTGGCAATGGAACCTGGTTTTTTGTGCTGGGGGCATGTAGTGCATCCCTGTTATGGTTCACCCTTCTTTCAGTGGGTGGCAGCATGATGCAGCCGCTATTTAAGAACCCCAGAACCTGGCAGGTACTCGATGTACTGGTGGGCATTATGATGTGGACTATTGCTATCAGCTTGTTGTGGGCGCAGTAG
- a CDS encoding LysR family transcriptional regulator ArgP, which yields MLDLKQLQAFAFVIEERSFDKAAALLHVSQSAISQRIKALESQVGQALLIRSNPLRPTEAGLKVLGYYQQMHLLQQELLTDIDPEGGKTRYSNQNKVRIALNADSLDTWFLAAITPLIRSQQLLVDLKVDDQDATHELLKNGEVIGCISSTTSNLQGCQSVLLGHMAYYPVCTKAFKKKFFSDPIKVEELHYAPTVEFNYKDQLQSRYLKQFWGVETGQYPSHEIPSSKSFLSFLTLGLGWGMAPDIQIASLLKSGKLVKLAEDQYLKIPLYWHVWNLKSKLIKEITINLTEHARKALSQ from the coding sequence ATGCTAGACCTAAAGCAACTCCAGGCCTTTGCCTTTGTCATAGAGGAGCGCAGTTTTGACAAGGCTGCCGCCCTACTCCATGTCAGCCAGTCTGCGATTTCCCAACGAATCAAAGCCTTAGAAAGCCAGGTTGGCCAAGCCCTATTGATACGCTCCAACCCTTTGCGACCCACTGAAGCCGGCCTCAAAGTGTTGGGGTACTACCAGCAAATGCACTTGTTACAGCAAGAGCTTCTCACTGATATCGATCCAGAGGGAGGCAAGACCCGCTATAGCAACCAGAATAAGGTTCGTATCGCACTGAATGCAGATAGTTTGGATACCTGGTTCCTGGCCGCCATCACACCATTGATTCGATCCCAGCAGTTGCTCGTGGATCTAAAGGTCGACGATCAGGACGCTACCCATGAACTGCTGAAGAATGGTGAAGTCATTGGCTGTATCAGTTCAACAACCAGTAACCTCCAGGGCTGCCAATCAGTACTGCTCGGTCATATGGCCTATTACCCGGTATGCACCAAGGCCTTTAAGAAGAAGTTTTTTTCAGACCCGATTAAGGTTGAAGAGCTCCACTACGCTCCCACAGTGGAGTTCAACTATAAGGATCAATTGCAGAGTCGTTACCTTAAACAGTTTTGGGGAGTGGAGACCGGTCAGTACCCATCTCATGAAATCCCCTCGTCAAAGAGCTTCCTCAGTTTCTTAACTCTGGGGCTGGGTTGGGGAATGGCGCCAGATATTCAGATCGCCAGCCTGCTAAAAAGTGGAAAGTTGGTGAAACTCGCTGAAGACCAGTATTTGAAGATTCCTCTTTACTGGCATGTTTGGAACTTAAAATCGAAATTGATTAAAGAGATCACTATCAACCTCACAGAACATGCTCGAAAAGCTCTAAGTCAGTAG
- a CDS encoding LysR family transcriptional regulator, whose protein sequence is MINPVWLRSFCTLAEEGHFTRTADRLHMTQSGVSQHIRKLEEHLGVALLVRQGKHFTLTDAGDRLYREGQGIIQKLSSLGQIVGEDPPHHGDVRVMCPGSVGLKLYPKLLSLQKIHQGLSISCRFAPNLDVEKAIAENGADIGLMTSPPQAEEIDSRPIASERLLLVTPAEVKPPTGSRF, encoded by the coding sequence ATGATAAATCCAGTGTGGTTAAGAAGCTTCTGTACTTTAGCTGAAGAGGGGCACTTCACTCGTACGGCGGATCGCTTGCATATGACTCAGTCTGGGGTCAGTCAGCATATACGCAAGTTAGAGGAGCACTTAGGTGTCGCTCTGTTAGTCAGGCAGGGTAAACACTTCACTCTCACGGATGCTGGTGATCGGCTCTACCGGGAAGGGCAGGGGATTATTCAGAAGCTTTCCAGCCTGGGGCAAATTGTTGGTGAAGACCCTCCCCACCATGGGGATGTGCGAGTGATGTGCCCTGGGAGTGTGGGGCTGAAGCTCTACCCCAAGTTGTTGTCCCTGCAGAAAATCCACCAGGGTTTATCGATTAGCTGCCGTTTCGCACCCAACCTGGATGTGGAGAAGGCCATTGCGGAAAACGGTGCAGATATTGGATTAATGACCAGCCCGCCACAAGCAGAGGAGATTGACAGTCGGCCGATCGCCAGTGAAAGGTTATTGCTAGTGACGCCGGCTGAAGTGAAACCCCCGACTGGGAGTCGCTTTTAG
- a CDS encoding lactoylglutathione lyase family protein → MSNAYPRTFSHIGISVPNLEEAVKFYTEVLGWYLIMKPTDITEDKSAIGEMCTDVFGPNWGSFRIAHLSTGDRIGVELFQFSNQENPEDNFEYWKTGIFHFCVQDPNLEELADKIVAAGGKKRMPEPRYYYPGEKPYRMIYMEDPFGNILEIYSHSYELIYSAGAY, encoded by the coding sequence ATGAGTAACGCATACCCGAGAACCTTTTCTCATATCGGTATTTCAGTGCCAAACCTTGAAGAAGCTGTGAAGTTTTACACCGAGGTACTTGGTTGGTACCTGATTATGAAGCCCACAGATATCACCGAGGACAAAAGTGCTATCGGTGAAATGTGCACCGACGTATTTGGCCCAAACTGGGGTAGTTTCCGCATTGCTCACTTATCGACAGGGGACCGGATTGGCGTAGAACTATTCCAGTTTAGCAATCAGGAAAACCCAGAAGATAACTTTGAATACTGGAAAACCGGGATCTTTCACTTCTGTGTGCAAGACCCCAACCTGGAAGAACTGGCGGATAAGATTGTAGCGGCCGGTGGTAAAAAACGTATGCCGGAGCCCCGTTATTACTACCCCGGTGAAAAGCCTTATCGCATGATTTATATGGAAGATCCTTTTGGCAACATTCTGGAAATTTACAGCCACAGCTATGAGCTGATCTACAGTGCTGGTGCCTACTGA
- a CDS encoding multidrug effflux MFS transporter: MNSGFIKMALILGLLSSVGPMAIDMYLPALPAMTKALDTSTQVASYTLMAYFIAFGVCQIFYGPASDMFGRKPPLYFGLLVFTFASICCALATTIEWLIAFRFLQGVGAASVMSIPRAIIRDSYTGTQATRLLTTAILVLSISPMLAPLIGSLLLISFGWRSIFWGISIATFLSLILAITSLHETLPVNKRIPFKIGALLESYSILLRDPIYIGLTCIGGFGFASVLAFFAAASFLYTNYYGLTPTEFSLAFALNALSFFLSSQFSANFGARLGMVKLVKWGVVGFVISSVTMYLVIEAGFDHLVLLICMLIVCNMFLGLVLPTAFILSMERHGPIAGTASALAGTMQLSIGAVAILITSLVFNGTPESLAGVIAVCGILAFVVSWLVLRNVVSITADQSD; encoded by the coding sequence ATGAACTCAGGCTTTATAAAAATGGCGTTGATCCTGGGGCTTTTGAGCTCTGTCGGTCCTATGGCCATTGATATGTATCTGCCTGCATTGCCTGCGATGACAAAGGCCCTCGACACCTCAACCCAGGTCGCGTCTTATACGCTGATGGCCTATTTTATTGCGTTCGGGGTGTGTCAGATTTTCTATGGCCCCGCTTCCGATATGTTTGGCCGCAAACCGCCGCTCTATTTTGGTTTGCTGGTTTTTACTTTCGCATCTATTTGTTGTGCCCTGGCAACCACTATCGAGTGGTTGATTGCCTTTCGCTTCCTACAAGGGGTGGGTGCCGCCTCGGTAATGTCGATTCCTCGGGCAATAATTCGAGATTCTTATACGGGTACTCAAGCAACTCGCCTTCTTACCACAGCAATTCTTGTCCTTTCAATTTCTCCTATGTTGGCGCCATTAATTGGTAGTCTGCTATTAATTTCGTTTGGCTGGCGCAGCATATTTTGGGGGATATCCATTGCTACTTTTTTAAGTCTGATACTTGCTATTACGAGCCTTCACGAAACTTTACCAGTGAATAAGCGCATACCATTTAAAATAGGTGCGCTGCTTGAGTCTTATTCGATATTGCTGCGTGACCCGATCTATATAGGGCTTACTTGTATAGGTGGGTTTGGCTTCGCCAGTGTACTTGCTTTTTTTGCGGCAGCTTCATTCTTATATACGAATTACTACGGATTGACTCCAACCGAATTTAGCCTCGCCTTTGCTTTGAATGCGCTTAGTTTCTTCCTGTCGAGTCAATTTTCGGCAAATTTTGGTGCCCGTTTAGGGATGGTGAAGCTGGTGAAGTGGGGTGTAGTTGGATTTGTAATAAGCTCGGTGACTATGTATTTAGTGATAGAGGCCGGTTTTGATCATCTCGTACTACTGATATGCATGCTTATCGTATGTAATATGTTTCTTGGTTTGGTTCTTCCAACGGCATTTATTCTCTCCATGGAAAGACATGGCCCTATAGCGGGAACGGCTTCTGCCCTGGCTGGTACTATGCAGTTGTCAATCGGGGCTGTAGCTATCCTGATAACCAGTTTGGTTTTTAATGGAACACCAGAATCGCTTGCTGGGGTAATTGCGGTGTGTGGAATTTTGGCCTTTGTGGTTTCTTGGTTGGTTTTGCGTAATGTAGTCAGCATCACAGCAGATCAGAGCGATTGA
- a CDS encoding glycosyltransferase family 25 protein, whose protein sequence is MAHDASIPSADGINKGVSALTSKRPGGSCGARLFFSASWWKSPVILATVVAQEFLPGLLAATSHKPKRNPLSPPTRQRRRLPLSSRRPITPRGRRQRPYIANTPCWIITLQPNSDDVDLLLSAGKMQRLHINTIDGIDGRSGIPELEDNEHIASNVTRWRHLCELKSSEIGCYLAHLRAIRRAYRSGLDRVCILEDDVQLEPSFGRVLAELEQLPENIEMIRLMGLKVRKRKVVQTLNDGVHQLVRPERGWCGAQGYLINRRGMEKVLKYASRIFEPIDKVFDHFWQFDLKLYGVEPHLLWENEHISNIVKSNIHRTKVARWLYWLHPFGKLWRSVGRHFYLRLHSKEFYPAEKPTQRTGRTARIKS, encoded by the coding sequence ATGGCCCATGACGCTTCTATACCGTCTGCAGACGGTATAAATAAAGGTGTTTCAGCCCTGACCTCCAAGCGTCCAGGGGGCTCCTGTGGTGCCCGACTCTTCTTCAGCGCCTCCTGGTGGAAAAGCCCTGTCATTCTAGCAACTGTGGTAGCTCAGGAATTTTTGCCTGGCCTGCTGGCTGCTACCAGCCACAAGCCCAAGCGGAACCCGCTTTCCCCACCAACAAGACAACGTCGCCGCCTCCCTTTAAGCTCCAGACGCCCAATTACCCCGCGCGGCCGCCGTCAGCGACCCTATATCGCCAATACCCCCTGTTGGATTATCACTCTGCAACCAAACAGTGATGACGTTGACCTATTACTCAGCGCCGGGAAAATGCAGCGACTGCATATCAACACGATTGATGGGATTGATGGGCGCTCAGGCATTCCGGAACTGGAAGACAATGAGCATATCGCGAGTAACGTCACCCGGTGGCGCCACTTGTGCGAACTCAAGAGCTCCGAAATTGGGTGCTATCTCGCCCATTTGAGAGCAATTCGCCGGGCATACCGCTCCGGCTTGGACCGGGTCTGTATTCTGGAAGATGATGTACAGCTAGAACCCTCATTTGGCCGCGTCTTAGCGGAATTAGAGCAACTCCCTGAAAATATCGAGATGATTCGACTGATGGGACTTAAAGTCCGCAAGCGAAAAGTCGTGCAAACCTTGAATGACGGTGTTCATCAGTTAGTGCGACCAGAGCGGGGGTGGTGTGGGGCACAGGGATATTTGATTAACCGGCGCGGTATGGAGAAAGTCTTAAAATATGCCAGCCGTATTTTCGAACCCATCGACAAGGTATTCGATCACTTCTGGCAATTTGATCTAAAACTGTATGGCGTTGAACCCCACCTTCTGTGGGAAAACGAGCACATCTCCAATATTGTTAAATCCAATATCCACCGCACGAAAGTCGCCCGGTGGCTATATTGGCTGCACCCTTTCGGAAAACTCTGGCGCAGTGTGGGCAGGCACTTTTATTTAAGGCTCCACTCAAAAGAGTTCTATCCAGCAGAAAAACCCACACAACGCACAGGGCGTACGGCGCGAATTAAATCTTAA
- a CDS encoding ion channel → MIDADLAFAFVVNSIVVATVVLIHHEVLSALARIGRWIPIKHNLAIVMGVFGALIAHVAEIWLFAYCYYFMVNSPYFGTLVGNFNGSLLDCAYFSFTTYTSLGFGDIEPLGHLRFTAGLEALTGLVMITWTASFMFLKMQRYWEN, encoded by the coding sequence ATGATCGACGCTGATCTGGCATTTGCTTTCGTGGTGAATTCGATAGTTGTCGCCACGGTCGTCCTGATTCATCACGAAGTATTGAGTGCCCTTGCCCGTATCGGTCGCTGGATACCAATTAAGCATAACCTGGCGATTGTGATGGGGGTGTTTGGCGCCCTGATCGCCCATGTGGCTGAAATATGGCTGTTTGCCTACTGTTACTACTTTATGGTGAATTCGCCTTACTTTGGCACTTTGGTGGGTAATTTTAATGGCAGTCTGCTGGACTGCGCTTATTTCTCATTTACCACTTATACCTCACTGGGTTTCGGTGATATCGAGCCCCTGGGGCACCTGCGTTTTACCGCTGGCCTTGAAGCCCTTACGGGACTGGTGATGATTACCTGGACCGCTTCTTTTATGTTTTTAAAAATGCAGCGTTATTGGGAGAATTGA
- the tadA gene encoding tRNA adenosine(34) deaminase TadA, producing the protein MATPRDFGFMRRALELAQLAAERGEVPVGAVLVQDGKIIGEGSNRPIGNCDPSAHAEIVALRQAADKQQNYRLPNTTLYVTIEPCTMCFGAMVHARVGRLVYGATEPRAGVVESQLELAQASFFNHKITVESGVMAEEASNLVREFFHDRR; encoded by the coding sequence ATGGCGACTCCCAGAGACTTTGGATTTATGCGGCGAGCCCTGGAGCTTGCACAACTCGCTGCTGAGCGCGGTGAAGTGCCGGTGGGTGCGGTTTTGGTCCAGGATGGAAAAATCATAGGGGAGGGCAGTAATCGCCCGATTGGGAATTGTGATCCCAGTGCCCATGCGGAAATCGTAGCCCTGCGGCAAGCGGCAGATAAACAACAAAACTACCGCCTGCCAAACACCACTTTATATGTGACGATTGAGCCCTGTACTATGTGCTTTGGCGCAATGGTACATGCGCGGGTAGGGCGGCTGGTGTATGGCGCTACCGAGCCCCGGGCCGGTGTTGTTGAGAGCCAGCTGGAATTGGCACAGGCCAGCTTTTTCAATCACAAGATTACGGTGGAGTCGGGAGTCATGGCGGAAGAGGCAAGCAATTTAGTGCGCGAGTTCTTTCATGATCGACGCTGA